The Ignavibacteriota bacterium genome contains a region encoding:
- the pabB gene encoding aminodeoxychorismate synthase component I produces MTAALPHIRVASITESAAPALLGDEEFVALCDEACRRANTVLLLSGGGSAEARRSWLFAEPAALLTYKPGSLEWRDSSGVRHVAAHPLDAVDGMLEQLRTDFGRDMPTPRFAGYFAYELKDSIERLLRTATDDLSLPEMWLMLPTLIRIHERATHRMREFRVTYTDVHGSAFDVLGATADPIPHGKTPRLRANHSTHGRDEYCRMVEKARTHIRDGDIYQINLSQRFDGEFEGDPFAYWTARFRSNPAPYYAWINAGDHLVLSTSMEQFLRREGDAVQSRPIKGTRPRGKDPASDAAIVEELLRSAKDDAELSMIVDLIRNDMSRVCLPGSVVVHEHKRVESYANVHHLVSTVRGIQHDGAGFAEWMRAMFPGGSITGCPRIRAMELIEEFEKVARHVYTGAIGHAAADGDIDLSVAIRTMILARGRFHLSVGGGIVHDSDPDAEYEETLAKARNFLPSHEDTHGPGSAL; encoded by the coding sequence ATGACGGCGGCGCTTCCGCATATCCGTGTGGCATCGATCACCGAGAGTGCTGCTCCCGCGCTTCTCGGCGACGAGGAATTTGTCGCCCTCTGCGACGAGGCATGTCGGCGCGCAAACACAGTGCTGTTGCTCAGCGGAGGCGGATCGGCCGAGGCACGGCGGTCCTGGCTTTTTGCGGAACCCGCAGCCCTGCTCACATACAAACCCGGCTCGCTGGAATGGCGCGACAGCAGCGGTGTCAGACATGTAGCGGCACATCCGCTCGACGCCGTGGACGGCATGCTCGAGCAACTGCGGACGGATTTCGGTAGAGATATGCCGACCCCGCGGTTCGCAGGATATTTTGCGTACGAGTTGAAGGACAGCATCGAACGCCTGCTCCGCACGGCGACCGACGACCTGTCCCTGCCGGAAATGTGGCTCATGCTGCCGACGCTCATACGCATTCACGAACGCGCAACACATCGGATGCGTGAATTCCGCGTCACCTACACCGACGTGCACGGCAGCGCTTTCGATGTGCTGGGCGCAACGGCGGACCCGATTCCACACGGCAAAACACCGCGGCTTCGCGCCAACCATTCCACACATGGCAGGGACGAATACTGCCGCATGGTGGAAAAAGCACGCACACACATCCGTGATGGTGACATCTATCAGATCAATCTCTCGCAACGCTTCGACGGTGAATTCGAGGGAGATCCGTTCGCGTACTGGACCGCGCGTTTCCGTTCGAATCCCGCCCCGTATTACGCGTGGATTAACGCGGGTGATCACCTCGTGCTTTCGACGTCGATGGAGCAGTTTCTGCGCCGCGAGGGTGACGCGGTGCAGTCGCGTCCCATCAAGGGTACACGGCCGAGGGGCAAGGATCCCGCATCCGACGCTGCCATAGTCGAGGAGCTGCTCCGCAGTGCAAAAGATGACGCGGAACTCTCGATGATTGTTGACCTCATACGCAACGACATGAGCAGGGTGTGCCTCCCCGGAAGCGTTGTCGTGCACGAACACAAACGCGTTGAATCGTACGCAAACGTGCATCATCTGGTGAGCACAGTGCGCGGAATACAACACGACGGAGCCGGTTTTGCCGAATGGATGCGCGCCATGTTCCCGGGCGGGTCCATCACGGGCTGTCCGCGCATCCGCGCGATGGAGCTTATCGAGGAATTCGAAAAAGTTGCGCGGCACGTGTACACCGGCGCCATTGGCCACGCGGCGGCCGACGGCGACATCGATCTCAGCGTGGCGATACGGACCATGATACTGGCACGCGGACGTTTCCACCTGTCCGTCGGCGGGGGCATCGTGCACGACTCGGATCCGGATGCGGAATACGAGGAGACTCTGGCAAAGGCCCGGAACTTCCTCCCCTCGCACGAGGACACCCACGGCCCCGGGAGCGCCCTATGA
- a CDS encoding NADH-quinone oxidoreductase subunit J — MTIETIFFVILAVTAVVSAVLLVTRVNPMHSALLLIVNFIALAGIYLTLHAQFVAIMQVLVYAGAIMVLVLFVIMLLNLQDEARLHDTRSWRQYSGAGLAVAVLAALIPLLGGSGAFTTEALAHAQSNPATLGTVESIGNELFRNFLFPFEMASLLLLAAIVGAVVLAKKRFP; from the coding sequence GTGACAATTGAGACCATTTTTTTCGTGATTTTGGCCGTCACGGCCGTTGTTTCAGCCGTCCTGCTTGTGACGCGCGTGAATCCGATGCACAGCGCGCTGCTGCTCATCGTGAATTTCATCGCGCTGGCGGGCATCTATCTCACCCTGCACGCGCAATTTGTCGCCATCATGCAGGTGCTCGTCTACGCGGGGGCCATCATGGTGCTGGTGCTGTTTGTTATCATGCTCCTGAACCTGCAGGACGAGGCACGATTGCACGACACGCGCTCGTGGCGTCAATACAGCGGCGCGGGACTCGCCGTGGCCGTTCTGGCTGCACTGATCCCGCTTCTTGGCGGTTCCGGTGCGTTCACGACCGAGGCGCTTGCGCACGCGCAGTCGAATCCGGCCACGCTGGGCACGGTCGAGAGCATCGGCAACGAGCTGTTCCGCAACTTCCTTTTCCCCTTTGAAATGGCTTCGCTGCTGCTCCTCGCCGCCATTGTCGGCGCGGTGGTGCTGGCGAAGAAACGATTCCCCTGA
- a CDS encoding aminotransferase class IV — translation MNMAVLYLNGRLVPAAEAAISPLDAGFQYGDGAFETLLAREGRPQFRADHYERLRTTLSFLDITPVPADAELDAAIDAVLRANALANDEARVKIIVSRASGPEQDPTLCITATRYIRPAVSAPYRLQTVDVAHPSPFARWKTLSYGMYRAAWLNAGRNGFDDAVFRTPDGSLLETSTAALIAWDGEQWLITPSDQRLDSIAARHICLFLEERGFRVSRSAPRSQDIPTYRAMWACNTLRLVQPVTGIDDWLIRGPVPLPPAELREAMIIRGSHK, via the coding sequence ATGAACATGGCGGTTCTGTATCTGAACGGTCGGCTTGTCCCCGCAGCGGAGGCCGCCATCTCCCCGCTCGACGCCGGCTTTCAATACGGTGACGGCGCGTTCGAGACACTCCTCGCGCGCGAAGGGCGGCCGCAGTTCCGGGCCGACCACTACGAAAGATTGCGGACCACCTTGTCCTTTTTGGATATCACACCGGTCCCCGCGGATGCCGAGCTGGATGCCGCGATCGACGCGGTTCTGCGCGCCAACGCTCTCGCGAATGACGAGGCGCGCGTCAAAATCATCGTGAGCCGCGCTTCCGGTCCTGAACAAGATCCGACACTCTGCATCACGGCAACTCGATACATACGGCCCGCGGTGTCGGCTCCGTACCGATTGCAGACAGTGGATGTTGCGCATCCATCCCCGTTCGCCCGTTGGAAAACACTCAGCTACGGCATGTATCGCGCGGCTTGGCTGAACGCCGGGCGCAACGGATTCGACGATGCCGTGTTCCGGACCCCGGACGGCTCGTTGCTCGAGACCAGCACCGCGGCGCTGATCGCATGGGACGGCGAACAGTGGCTCATCACTCCATCCGATCAGCGCCTCGACAGCATCGCCGCGCGTCACATCTGTTTGTTTCTAGAGGAACGCGGGTTTCGTGTTTCGAGGTCCGCTCCACGTTCGCAGGACATCCCGACGTATCGCGCCATGTGGGCGTGCAACACGCTTCGTCTTGTCCAACCCGTGACAGGCATCGACGATTGGCTCATTCGCGGGCCCGTACCCCTGCCTCCCGCGGAGTTGCGCGAGGCAATGATTATCCGCGGAAGCCACAAATAG
- a CDS encoding aminodeoxychorismate/anthranilate synthase component II, with protein sequence MRILLIDNYDSFTHNLVHLFRRAGAEVVVRRNDEVDDTFVEGSLPDLLALSPGPGTPRDAGVSAALVGKFAGRLPIFGVCLGMQVINEVFGGSTIHAPCPVHGKTDSITHEAQGVFSDIPSPFTAARYHSLCIGDLGEGLRITARASDGVAMALEHTSLAINAVQFHPESFMTAHGDMLASNVLRLAHLAASRGKI encoded by the coding sequence ATGCGCATCCTGCTCATCGACAATTACGATTCGTTTACACACAACCTCGTGCACCTGTTCCGCCGCGCGGGCGCCGAGGTTGTGGTGCGACGCAATGACGAGGTGGACGACACATTCGTCGAGGGCTCTTTACCAGACCTGCTGGCGCTGTCACCCGGACCCGGCACGCCGCGTGACGCCGGCGTCAGCGCCGCCCTGGTCGGGAAATTCGCGGGCCGGCTGCCGATTTTCGGCGTCTGCCTCGGCATGCAGGTGATCAACGAAGTCTTCGGTGGAAGCACCATCCATGCCCCGTGTCCGGTGCACGGCAAGACCGATTCAATAACTCATGAGGCACAAGGTGTCTTCTCCGACATCCCGTCCCCTTTCACCGCGGCGCGCTATCATTCGCTGTGCATCGGAGATCTCGGCGAGGGATTGCGCATCACAGCGCGAGCGTCGGACGGCGTCGCGATGGCCCTCGAACACACGTCGTTGGCGATCAACGCCGTACAATTCCATCCCGAATCCTTCATGACGGCGCACGGGGATATGCTGGCCTCGAACGTGCTCCGTCTGGCGCACTTAGCCGCATCACGAGGCAAAATATGA
- the nuoK gene encoding NADH-quinone oxidoreductase subunit NuoK, which translates to MIPIEWYLILSAVMFVIGVAGVLTRRNAIIIFMCIELMLNSVNLTFVAFSAYLGSAAGQIIVFFVMAVAAAEAAVGLAIVIALFRNKQTVDINDVNILKW; encoded by the coding sequence ATGATTCCCATCGAATGGTATCTGATCCTGAGCGCGGTGATGTTCGTGATCGGCGTTGCAGGCGTTTTGACGCGTCGGAACGCCATCATCATCTTCATGTGCATCGAGCTGATGCTCAACTCCGTGAACCTGACCTTTGTCGCATTTTCGGCCTATCTGGGCTCGGCGGCGGGACAGATCATCGTCTTTTTTGTGATGGCGGTGGCCGCCGCCGAAGCGGCGGTGGGCCTGGCCATCGTGATTGCGCTTTTCCGCAACAAACAGACAGTCGACATCAACGACGTGAACATTCTCAAGTGGTGA
- the nuoL gene encoding NADH-quinone oxidoreductase subunit L: MHAYTPLIVLFPLLGFLFNGLFGRKLRNENLIGWIGSLAVGIPFVVAAAIFFSLLGADPEHRSHIVPLFTWLTAGSFTVSAAYQVDQLSILMTLIVTGVGFLIHIYSIGYMHGDRGFWRFFTYLNLFIFAMLNLVLADNYVLMFLGWEGVGLCSYLLIGFWYDRNFEGTGIVWTGDAGNKAFWVNRIGDFAFMLGMFLIFREFGSLTFREVFEGAASYSPGNSTIMWATLLLFIGATGKSAQIPLFIWLPDAMAGPTPVSALIHAATMVTAGVYMVARNSLLYALAPDTMAVVAVIGALTAIVAASIGIAQNDIKKVLAYSTVSQLGYMFLALGVGAFTAGIFHVMTHAFFKACLFLGSGSVIHAMHEEQDIRRMGGLKSVMPRTYWTFLISSFAIAGFPPLSGFFSKDEILWSAFADGSVLLWMIGAAAALMTAFYMFRMVTLTFDGAPRWEAGKHPHESPATMTIPLILLAALAVVGGFLGVPAALGGGNALHQWLHPIFAPAAAHLHAGHEYSHATEYILMAVSVAIGVTGFWFGRKIYRANPSADESFVARAGGVQRTLARKYYIDEAYLGAIVRPLVGVSDRVLARIVDTRLIDGFVNGLATITGRTAAGMRLIQTGVVQTYATMIVAGILIVLGLLLLA; encoded by the coding sequence ATGCACGCCTACACGCCCCTCATCGTCCTTTTCCCGCTGCTCGGTTTTCTGTTCAACGGCCTGTTCGGCCGGAAGCTCCGTAATGAAAACCTGATCGGCTGGATCGGCAGTCTTGCGGTCGGCATTCCCTTCGTGGTTGCCGCTGCCATTTTCTTCTCGCTGCTCGGCGCGGATCCGGAACACCGCAGCCACATCGTGCCGTTGTTCACCTGGCTCACCGCGGGCTCCTTCACCGTGTCGGCCGCGTATCAGGTGGATCAGCTCTCGATCCTTATGACGCTCATCGTCACGGGAGTGGGTTTCCTGATCCACATTTACTCGATCGGCTACATGCACGGCGACCGGGGCTTCTGGCGCTTCTTCACCTACCTGAACCTCTTCATTTTCGCGATGCTCAATCTTGTGCTCGCGGACAATTATGTGCTGATGTTCCTCGGGTGGGAAGGCGTGGGCTTGTGCTCGTATCTGCTGATCGGCTTCTGGTACGACAGGAATTTCGAAGGCACGGGCATTGTGTGGACCGGCGACGCGGGCAACAAGGCCTTTTGGGTGAACCGCATCGGCGACTTCGCCTTTATGCTCGGCATGTTCCTGATCTTCCGCGAATTCGGTTCGCTGACTTTCCGCGAAGTCTTTGAAGGAGCGGCCTCATACAGTCCGGGCAATTCTACCATCATGTGGGCCACGCTGCTGCTCTTCATCGGCGCCACCGGCAAGAGCGCGCAGATTCCTCTGTTCATCTGGCTGCCCGACGCCATGGCGGGTCCCACTCCCGTGAGCGCCCTCATCCATGCCGCGACCATGGTCACCGCCGGCGTGTACATGGTGGCGCGCAATTCGCTGCTGTACGCGCTTGCACCCGACACGATGGCCGTGGTGGCCGTGATCGGCGCCCTGACCGCCATAGTGGCCGCCTCGATCGGCATCGCACAGAACGACATCAAGAAAGTGCTTGCCTATTCGACAGTGAGCCAGCTCGGGTACATGTTTCTCGCCCTGGGTGTCGGCGCATTCACCGCGGGCATTTTCCACGTGATGACACACGCGTTTTTCAAGGCCTGCCTCTTCCTCGGCAGCGGATCGGTGATACACGCCATGCACGAGGAACAGGACATCCGCCGCATGGGCGGACTCAAATCCGTGATGCCGCGCACGTACTGGACCTTCCTCATCTCGAGTTTCGCGATCGCGGGCTTCCCGCCTCTGTCGGGATTTTTCAGCAAGGACGAGATATTATGGAGCGCCTTCGCTGATGGATCCGTGCTGCTGTGGATGATAGGTGCGGCCGCCGCGCTGATGACGGCGTTCTACATGTTCCGCATGGTCACATTGACCTTCGACGGCGCCCCGCGTTGGGAGGCCGGCAAACATCCGCACGAGTCGCCCGCGACGATGACGATACCGCTGATACTGCTGGCCGCGCTGGCCGTGGTGGGCGGCTTCCTCGGCGTGCCCGCGGCTCTGGGCGGCGGCAACGCCCTGCATCAGTGGCTGCATCCCATCTTTGCTCCGGCCGCGGCGCATCTGCACGCGGGCCACGAATACAGCCATGCGACGGAGTACATTCTCATGGCCGTGAGTGTGGCCATCGGGGTGACAGGATTCTGGTTCGGCCGGAAAATCTACCGCGCAAATCCCTCGGCCGATGAGTCCTTCGTGGCGCGCGCCGGCGGTGTGCAGCGGACCCTCGCCCGCAAATACTACATCGACGAGGCCTATCTAGGCGCCATCGTCCGTCCGCTGGTCGGAGTCTCCGACCGCGTGCTCGCGCGAATCGTCGACACACGTCTCATCGATGGATTTGTCAACGGACTCGCCACCATCACCGGCAGGACGGCGGCCGGTATGCGTTTGATCCAGACCGGCGTCGTGCAGACCTATGCGACCATGATTGTCGCCGGCATCCTCATCGTACTCGGACTGCTTCTCCTCGCCTGA